In Candidatus Electrothrix scaldis, the genomic window TTTGAACGCCCGGTAGTCACCATCGGCAATTTTGACGGGGTACACCTGGGACACCAGCTTCTTTTTCATGAGGTGGCAATTCGAGCCAAACGGAGCGGCGGCACCTCCGTAGCCATCACCTTTGACCCGCATCCACTTAAAGTGTTGCGGCCCGATGGTATCAGACTGATCTCCTCGACCCGGCAAAAAATCGAGCTCATTCGCATGGCGGGAATTGACGCTCTGCTCATTCTCCCCTTTGATCAGAAATTCGCAGAAACCACGGCCAGCGACTTTGTCAATACCGTGCTCTGCAACACTATAGGGGTTCATGAATTAGTGGTGGGGTATGATTATGCCTTTGGCAAGGGCAGAGAGGGGAATATCGACTTCCTCCGTAGCCAGGGCGAAAAAAAAGGCTTCCCGGTCACCATAGTTGAGGCCCATCATGAAGAGGGGATGCTGGTCTCCAGCACCAAAATTCGCGAGTTGGTTATGGAAGGGCGAATGGACGATGTGCGTAACTTACTCGGTCGCTGCTACCACATTCACGGCGAGGTTCAACGGGGCAAGCAACGGGGCGGCTCTGAGATAGGCTTTCCCACCGCAAACCTGAAACTTTCAGAAGAGGATCTCTGCCCGAAAAAAGGCGTCTATGTCACCCAGGTCATCTATGATGACAAGATGTACGGCAGCGTCACCAATATAGGCTATAATCCCACCTTTGCAGAAAATGAACTGGTGGCTGAAACACATATCTTTGATTTCAACAAAGATATCTATGGCCACCCTATCCACCTTAACGTGCTCCGTTATTTACGTGGGGAAGTGAAGTTCAACTCCATACAGGAGCTCTCCGCACAAATCAAGCAAGATGTCGCTACAGCAAAGCAGGTACTTGCTGATGCTGCAAAGGAGCGTGTTCTCTCCTGCGAGGAGCGCTTTAACACTCTAGCGGTCTGATCTGCTTTATATGTGAAGCAGAGCTTCAGGGGACAGGAGTTCCCAAGCAAGAGCTTGGGAACCAGTACAAAGGGTATGCGGAATGTGGGTTATACTCTTATAAGGCGGGGATTCATCTTCTGCAAGGCGTCGCTGTCAGCGATGCCCTTTCCCTGCTCTGTCGCACGGGGAAAGCTCCACATACGCAGCTCTCCAGCTATGCTATCAGCTAGCCCTCCATATGCGCAGCTGCATATTCAATCACCTGCGCAGGCGTCACCACAGAGCCAACAATAGATTCCAGGGCCCGCAAATCCCCTCTCCAGGTATCCAGAGTATGGAAAAATTCTTCTGGCATCTCCTGCTCCTTGGCAAACTCCTCAATAGACATATCTATCCGCTGGATAAGCTTTTCAATATGAAGAGAAAACTGGTAGGTGTACACTTCCTCCGAATAGTCCTTATCAAGCAACTCACGAAAGAGCTGCTTCAGGTCCCGATATTTGGGGATCAGCCCAATAGGGGTCCAAATGGTTTCCACCTTTCCCTGATGCATCAAGGCCATAATCCGCATCCAGACCTTAGTGTCCCGTTTTTCTCCCAACAGGCCATCCTCTTCTCCCGGAGCAAGCTCCCGACGGGAACTCTTATGCAGCCAGTAATTGACTTGGAAACCGCTGGGCAGACAGTCCTCATTGATGTCTGGATTTTCTCCAAAGGCCTTATAATGAGCAATGTATTCCCCTAAGGGACCGGGAAAAAAGGCCTCATTGGCAAAAGGAGAACGTTTCTCACTGCCATCCGCACCAAGCTCTGTAGCTGTGGTTGCAGAGCGGATAATGGCCCCATGCACCACGGTGTTCATCCAGTCATGGGCCATGACAATGGTGGGCATGGTTGTGTAATCCCGCCCGCCAAAGACAAGGGCACTGAGCTTGACCCCTTCGGGATTTTCTGTGGCCGAATCGTAATTGGTCAAGGTATCCAGGGAAATGGTAAAGCGAGCGTTTTTATGGGACAGGGGCTGGCCGGAATCTTTTGTCCATTCTCCTGTAAAATTACGCCCTGCATCCGGCAGGTCATAGCCGCAGCCCTGCCAGTATGGCTTTTGGTCATGGATCAGCAGGTTAGAGAAAATAACCTCCTCTCCCTCCCGCTCTAGCACGTCCATTGTTTCTGGATCATCCTTCCGGTTCACCCCTTCGATAATCCCAAACATGCCCTTTTCCGGATTCACGGCCCGAACCTCACCGCTTTCCTTGTCGATGAAGATCTTGGCAAGATCATCGCCAATCAGAGCATCGCCGGTCATGGCGGTTCCAGTCTTACCACATCCGCTGGGATAGGCCCCTGCAAAATAAACCGTCTCGCCATCAACATCAAAACCAGTGATAAACATATGCTCATCCAACCGACTGCCAAAGTAACGGCGCAGATTGTTCATATTGGCAAAACGATGATTAATCTTTTTCGGGGCAATAGAGTTGCCTGCGTACTGATTATTGGCGCTATAGGAATGATAGCGCTCTACATCCATATAGATACGACGATACTCCAAATGCGCAGAGACATGCTCAGGTGTCAGTTCACCAGCCGTATGATAATTCACAAAAAGATACCCTTTTGTCTCAACCTCACGGGAAAAGGTCGCTGGATCAAGCATGCGATAGAGCAGATACTCACTATGAATAACATAGTAGGAATCGGTGATCTGAAGCGTAGGGTCAGCAACTTTGCTGCCAATAGGACCACGGGAAATAAAAGAGACGATCATCTCCTTATTCACCATAAGATCATCCATAATCATACGAACTTCCACTAAACCTGCCCGGTGTTCAAGCTTCTGCTGGAGCGAACTAATATGCGTATCAGGATAGGCAAGATATTTGGTATTTGCTGTATCACGGCCCTGATCTTTCGGTCCATCAAAATGACAGGTATGGCCCGGGGTCGCCAGTGAGAATTCTTCATTATGATTAAGTGCCTGCCGCCTGATATAGGCCATATCCTCTGGAGAACCGGTATTCAGAAACAGCGAGGCCGGATTCATTCTGGTCGCCCCGTTGAAGATCGGCTCAATAACAGCCGGGCTACACTGCATGAGCTTGGCAGTGTCGGCTTCATCCATCAAACCAGCAAGAAAAGTTTTCATGGTTTCGAGTCTGAAAACGCTTGTCGAGCTGTCTTGCGCATGGCGGTTATTCTGTCGGTCAGCAGTATTCATAGTTGGATTCTCGCAGAGGTTATAGAAAATGACGCAGCTTGAGCTTGCTTTGGAATTTTTTTGGACTTTCGCTCTTCAGACAATACCCATAGCATATTTCTGAAAAATCTGAAAGCTCCTTAAAAAAAGTTCAATACAGGAGAGCATACACAGCGTGCAAAAGAAAAAAGAGCAATACATCTAAAATACTAATAAAAAATTACACCAGGCAAGACAACTTTCCCCTCCTCTGCCAGCAAGCTATAGAGCAGCACAGCATAATATGAGGAAAATATTAGGGAGGTATTAGGGATATACTGATGATGTGCAACAATTACCCGCGACAACCAACTTGCTTATATTCCGTCATTAACAACACAAGATCCATTTCAAGACAAAATATACCATGTGTAATTAATATTCATGGCCAGTAAGCAGGAATTCCCATCCAGAAGTATCTATTCAAAATAATTAATTATTATTTTTATAAACGTTCAGGAATAATTTATGCATATCTTTATATTAGATCAAGCCGTCAAATCCAGAAAAGAAGAGTATGCATGTACAATATATGGAAATTTTCCTTAACCAACGGACTGACTGCCTTGGCAAGTTTCATCGTTTCATTTATGATTCTTATAATCAGCCACTCCTGCGCACTTGGTTTATTTTCCATCATTATCGCACCATTAATAGGTGGATTTCTGGCATCCTATATGGTACTTTTTCTCCTCGAAGACGGGGATCTGGCATACTTGGCTCAGACATTTTGGCATACCCTTCTCTTGGGGATAACAATCTCTCTGATTGTTGCTGTCGGCTTTGTCTGTACAATATCTCAGCATTATTTATTTTTTTGAGGGCAGAAAAGGATTGAACTTTTCTTAATTATCAAATCACTACGATAAGGGTTTGTTATGGAAAACGAAACAACAAAACGAGATCGTATCACTGAGTTGAAAAATAAAATTTACTATGCTGAAACAGCAAAAGAGACGTACAGGGGGACACATGCCATTCTGTACGAAACAAATTCTCTGTATGTTGACGCCCTAAAACAGGAGCTGAGTAATTTAGAATATTTAGAAGAAGCCTGAGCCGTAAAGTGATAATTGCAACGTGGAAAAGAAGTCTAAAAAAGAGGTTCGCGCAATTCAGTGTTTAACATTTTGTTTTTTAAAATGAAAAAATGCTGACAGTTGCAACGACCTACCCTATGAAGAGGGTATTAAGACAACACGGTTCGAGATTGCCAGTAGCAATCCCCCTGTTGCAACGACCTACCCTATGAAGAGGGTATTAAGACTGACTCCAGGTGTTTGAGGGCATCTTTGCCATGGTTGCAACGACCTACCCTATGAAGAGGGTATTAACGCTGGTGCTCAAGCTCCGCTTTTGGGTACCAGTGTAAAAAAGGGCCGCCAGCTTAATTGCCAGCGACCCTTTTTTTACGACCAGCTTTTTTTATTCTTCCTGAATCCCAATAAAAAGCACATAGTCTCCCCACAGACACCTTGCACCAGCCCCCATGAACCCCGCCATCATTATCCCTGTCTATAATCACGGCACGCAAATAGGCGAGGTCATCCGCCAAACCCGGCAGCTTGCCCTCCCAATCTTTGTCATTGACGACGGCTCCACCGACTCCACCCCGGAAGTTTTAGCTGCTCTTGATGGCATTACCGTCCTGCGCCATGCAGAAAACTTAGGCAAAGGAGCAGCTCTACTCACTGGCTTCAAGGCCGCAGAACAACAAGGCCATGATTGGGTTATCAGCCTGGATGGTGACGGGCAGCACAAGCCTGAAGACGCGAAACAATTATTGCAATCAACTGAAAACACTCCCCGTTGCCTGGTTGTGGGCAAACGACAGGGCATGGAAGATAATGCCAATGTCCCCTGGACCAGCCGCTTTGGCCGGGGCTTTTCCAATTTCTGGGTCTGGGCAGCAGGAGGTCCCTTGCTGGCAGATTCCCAATCCGGCTTTCGCCTCTATCCCCTCCCGGAAAGCCTGCATCTCCATGTCCAGGCCCGACGCTATCAATTCGAGGTGGAAATTCTGGTCAAGGCTCGCTTGCACGGACTTCCTGTCAAAGAGGCTCCCATCCAGGTGCTTTACCAAGCCAAGGGCGTCCGGGTGAGTCATTTTCAACCCTGGCTGGATTTCCGGCGCAACTCCGCCACCTTCAACCGCTTAATCTGGGAAAGAATTTTCAGGATATTTAATTCTATTTTAAAAATCATAACCTTCTGATCTATCTATAAAAAGATCTTGAAATATCCCAGAAAAGTTATATCCTTCATCAGGAGCAATTTGATTGCTTTTTGAGCATACTGACTCCTAATAACAGCTGTCAAAAAACAACACCCACAGTCAATCGCCCTGATGATAACTTTATTATTTCTATGAACTCTCCTTGCCAAAAAAAACAAAAAAGTACCGGAGTGGGATACCGTTTAATAGAACACCGGCAGCCGACCGTCTGATTCCGCCAATCATTTAATGTCACCTTTTTCCTACCGGCCTTTTTGTCCGGTGAGTTTGATCGTTAACTCTCATACAATCTAAACCGCATATGGCAATAAAATTTTCTGATATTGAATTTGCTTTTGACTTTGTGAGCATGGGCCAAATGCATATGCACAGTGCCTACATTTGCCGCAAAACTGGCAAAATATTCTATACCTCAGAAATGGGGGACTCCGACGAACTGCCAGAAGATATTTATGAAAATGAGCAGTATGTCAAAATTCCGCACAAAAACGATCTGGACCTTGGCAAAGCTTTGGTAATAGATTTCACGTCCGACCACATGCCAGATAATATTGAAGATGTTTATTCAATTTTCCGTAAGAAAGGGGCCTACTCAAAATTTAAGAACTTACTGGAAGCAAAAGATTTACTGGAAGAATGGTACTCATTCGAAGAAAAGCGTCAGAATGAAGCATTAAGAGATTGGTGCAAAGAAAAGAAAATAGAAACAACGGGGTAAATCAAACGTTAGCAGCAGTTCGTAGGGCGCATAAAATGCATCGCTCTTCTACCGAATGAATCAAACCGCCCTGAATCCCCCGCTGGCTCCAGGCCATTCCTCTGTTATCTCCGCCATTCACCTTGCCCCTTCTCACCGCATCAGTTAATATCCATCCTATCAAAATGCACAGCCCCTCTGATTGAATGAAATATTTGGTGGCCTACCCTTAGCTCTGCCACCAGATCAGGCAATTGTGCAAGAGATGCTTGCACAAACTCCTTGGCGGAGTGACAATAAACAAACATAAGGGAAAATTAATGAGCATACACCACCTTGCAGGAAAACCTGCCCCGAAGTCCATCTTAGTCAATGTTCCAGAGCTTATCTCCGCCTATTTCACCCGGAAGCCCGATGTCCAGGAAGCCACTGAACGGGTCAGCTTCGGCACTTCGGGCCATCGCGGCAGCTCGCTGAAACGGAGCTTCAACGAGGCCCATATTCTGGCTGTGACCCAGGCGGTCTGCGAGTATCGACAGCAGGCCGGGATTAATGGCATTCTCTTTATGGGCATGGACACCCATCCCCTGTCCTGGCCTGCCCAACTGACAGCACTTCAGGTGCTGGCTGCCAACGATGTGACCGTCCGCATTGCAGCCGGACCAGGAGGTGAGGACTTTGGCTACACTCCGACCCCGGTGATCTCCCATGCTATCCTGACCCATAACCGCAACAGTAAAGACAGCAGCAAGACCTGCGACGGCATCGTCATCACCCCGTCCCATAATCCACCGATGGATGGTGGCTTCAAGTATAATCCCCCACATGGTGGCCCGGCTGATACGGACGTGACCAAGGTGATTGAGGCCCGCGCCAATGCCATTCTGGAAGACGGGTTGACAGCAGTAAAAATGGTCCCGCTTGCGGACGCGCTCAAGGCCGAGAACGTCAAGCTGTATGACTACATCACACCGTATGTCAACGATCTTGAACAGGTGATTGATATGGAGGCCATTGCGCAATCCGGTATCCGCATTGGTGCGGATGCAATGGGTGGGGCCGGCATGGCCTATTGGCAGGCCATTAAAGAGCAATACGGCCTGAATATGGAGATCTTCCATGACAGCCTGGATTCCACCTTCTCCTTTATGCATTGCGATAAGGACGGTAAAATCCGAATGGACTGCTCGTCGCCCTATGCAATGGCCGGACTGGTTGCCATGAAGGAAGATTTTGCTATCGCCTTTGGGAATGATACCGACTTTGACCGACATGGGATCGTCACCAAAAGCGTGGGTCTGATGAACCCGAATCATTACCTGAGCGTGGCGATCTCCTACCTTGCTCAAAATCGTCCTCAATGGCGGAATGATCTCAAGATCGGCAAAACTCTGGTCAGTAGTTCTATTATTGATCGGGCAGCGGCTCATCTTGGCAGAAAGGTGATTGAGGTGCCGGTGGGCTTTAAGTGGTTTGTAGACGGCCTGCTCAAGGGGACTGTTTTCTTCGGCGGCGAGGAAAGTGCCGGGGCCAGCTTCCTGCGTAAGGACGGCACGGTCTGGAGTACGGATAAGGACGGTATTATCCTTAACCTGCTGGCAGCGGAAATCACGGCCAAAACCGGACGTGATCCGGGAGAGCATTATCAGGAACTAACCGAGCAGTTCGGCGCACCCATCTACGCCCGCATTGATGCCCCGGCAAGCCCGAAACAGAAGGCCGTGCTCAAGAATCTCAAACCGGAAGATGTCCAGGCAACCTCTTTGGCCGGAGAACCTATCACCGCAGTGCTTACTAATGCACCGGGTAATGACGCGCCTATCGGCGGCCTGAAGATCGTGGCGGAAAATGGTTGGTGCGCCCTGCGGCCCTCCGGCACCGAGGATATCTACAAGATCTACGCGGAAAGCTTTATTGATGAGGCCCACCTGAGCCGAATTCAGGAAGAGGCCAAGGCAATGGTCGCGTCCCTGTTATAAGGAATCGGAAACAACATGGACACCTTTCTCCTCGACGAACAACTCCGCCATTTCCTGCGGGAAGATCTGGAACACGGCGACATCACCACGGATGCCATCTTTTCTGATCAGGAAACCGCTTCGGTCACTCTCCGGGCCAGAGAAGCCTTGGTTGCTGCTGGCCTGGAACGGGTTGCTGCCAGAGTTTTCCAGCTCCTTGATGGGCGCGTGACGTTTTCTCAGGCAACACCGGATGGACAGCAGGTAGACTCCGGTGATGTGCTGATGACCGTCAGCGGGCCGGTTCGCAGCCTGCTCCGGGGCGAGCGCGTGGCCCTCAACCTTATCCAACGGCTCTGCGGCATTGCAACCCTAACCCGTCAGTACGTGGATGCGGTGCAGGGACTCAAGGCCAGGATTGTTGATACTCGTAAAACCACCCCAGGCCTGCGCATGCTGGAAAAATATGCCGTCCGGGTCGGCGGGGGCAGGAATCACCGCTACAGCCTCAGCGATGGCGTTCTGATCAAGGATAACCATATTGCGGCCTGCGGCTCCATCCGCCAAACTGTGGAACGGGCACGGGCAGCAGTGCCGCATACCATCGCCATTGAGGTGGAGACCGATACCCTGGAGCAGGTCCAGGAATGCCTGGAATGCAGGGCACAGATCATCATGCTGGATAATATGGACCTCGACACCATGCGAAAGGCCGTCAGTATGATCAACGGCAAGGCCTTAGTCGAGGCCTCCGGTGGGGTCAACCTGGACACTGTGCGGAGCATAGCAGAAACCGGGGTGGATATTATCTCTGTCGGTGCCCTCACCCACTCCGCCAGATCCTGTGATATCGGATTAGATTGGTAATAAAAGCCAACAACATAGCTCCAGTAAAAACCAGCGCCTCTCTTCTCAGCTTCTTGACTCCATAAAAAAATGGAAAATCGGCACGTCCTACATCACACGTTACTTTCTCCTCTCTATTATGTTTACCCTGTTCTATCTGTTAAAATTGCAGTACAATATTTGATATAGAAATATTATTTTTTCGACAACTACAATATTATAAACAGATACTATGTATCAAAGTACAAAAAAGGACCTCAAATTCGTCATGAAAGAATGACAAAGAAAGAGGCAAGGAGGAAGCATGATTGTCTGTATCGTTGAACAACATGATCTTGTCGATTCTTCCGGTACCCCTACCGGCGAACAAGAACTCTTTGCCACCTATGCTATTGACCTTGAAACCCATAATATTCTCTCACTGCCGCACCTTTCACTCTGTCAACTTGATGCTGTCTATTCACCCTCGTTAGGGAGTTGGGTCATACAGTCGTAAGGGTACACAGCCTTACGGCTGTATGAAAAATTTGAGGGTATCGCGGAAGAAAAGAGAACGTAGGTCACTCGTTTTTTATCCGAAGCCTTCCTTGAGTTTCGGGAAATTCGCGAGCAGCAAAAAAACGCCCCGGAGCTTCGTAATGAATAAAAAGGAATGGCAGGCCATTGAACAGGCCCGCGAAATATTGCACTTAGGCGGGCAGGCAAGTGCAGCTGAAATAAAGCAGGCCTATCACCTGATGTGCAAAAAATATCATCCAGACCGAGCAGCAGAGGAAAATAAAAAAAAGTACGCTGAAATTATGTGCCGTTTGACGGCGGCTTACGAGCTCCTCATGCGCTATATCAAACAATACCGATTTCCCCTGAAACCGGACAAAGATACCCTCTATGATCCTGAAGATTGGTGGATGAATCGTTTTGGGGATGATCCGCTTTGGGGAAGAAAAAAACGCTAAAGAGAGAGGACAAAGCCGCAGGCATTACAGGACCTTTTTTTGATAGATCCGAGCATTCTCATTGATCACCTTCATAGCCTCTTCCAAGCCGGAAAACCGGAGACTCTCCTTACTGCCGAGACAAAAAAAACCGTCAAAGACCAGACTGTCCCGAAAAATATCCAAGACTCGTTTCTGTAAATTTTTATCAAAGTAGATCAAAACATTACGGCAGAGAATTAAGTGCATTTCACCAAAGACAGTATCTGTGACCAAATTATGGTTGGCAAAGGTAATATTCTTCTTCACCCTTTCCTGAATAACATGTCCTTCCTCTGCCAGGCTAAAATAATTCGTTAAGGCGTCGGTCCCTCCTGCCTGCTGATAATTTCCGGTAAAAGTCTCCACTTGCTCCAGGGAATAAACACCCTTCCTGGCTTGCTCTAAAGCAATATCATTGAAATCGGTTCCATAGACTATAGAGCGATCATACAGCCCCTCTTCCATAAGAAGGATGGCAATAGAATATGCCTCTTCCCCGGTGGCACAACCAGCAACCCAGACCTTGATATAGGGATAGGTTCGTAACATCGGCACGACCTCCTCCCTGATGCTCTGGTAGACAGAAGGGTCGCGAAACATATCCGTGACAGTTACTGAAAACTCCCGGATAATCTTTTCCAAGAACGATTCATCCCGCAAAAGAGCAGGCAATATTTCCGAAAGATAACGGCAGCCATTGCTTTGGTATAAACTACGGGCTCGACGCTCGATAGAGGCACGGGCATAATGACGAAAATCATAGCCGTAGCGTTGCACCACAGCATCCAACAGGAGATTTATTTCTATCTGCTCAATATCGGACTCATCCATACCCCTGCCTCAATCAAGGATCAGGAATACAACCACAGCCGCAGCAAGGCAAGAAGCCGCCCTGTGTCCACCGGTTTTGCAAGATAATCATTGGCTCCAACGGCAAGACAGCGGCTACGATCATCCTGCATGGCCTTGGCTGTCAGGGCAATAATGGGGAGATCCACATACTGAGACTGCGCTCTGATCCTCTTGATGGTTTCGTAGCCATCCATAACCGGCATCATAATGTCCATCAAGACCAGATCAAACTCCTCCTGTTCCAACATCTCCAACGCTCTGGAACCATCCTCTGCCTTCACTGTTTCCATTCCCCGGTCACGCAGGACCTTTGCCAAGGCAAAAATATTTCGCATATCATCATCAACAAGCAGAACACGTTTGCCCTGAAAAATAGCATCGTCCTCATGAAGATTCCGAATCATGCGCTGTTTCGTTTCCGGGAGGGTACTGACCATACGATGAAGAAAAAGGGAAGCCTCATCAAGCAGGCGCTCTTCTGACATTGCCCCCTTTATAATAACAGAGCTCGCATACTGGCGGATCTCTGCGTTTTCCTCACGGGAAAGTCTCCTGTCTGTATAGATAATAATAGGAGGAAGAAAGACCTTATCCTTCTTGAGCTGGTGGAGTAGCGCAAGTACTGGCAGGTCGGAAAAATCAAGTCCCATAACCAGGCAATCATAACGATGGGTCTTCAGGGAGGCAGAGATTTCCAGGCCCGATGCAGCTTCTTCACTCTGCACATCATGATTGCCGATTAAGGCAATAACGGCCTTCCTCTGCTCCGCATCCGGGTCTGCAACAAGGAGTTTTCTAATATGCTGTTGCGAATTCTTTTGGATATTAAGCAAGGCAAGCTCAAGCTGTTCTTGGCAAACAGGCTTTTGCAAGGCATCAACAGCACCTTTATTGCGCAGGGCCCGTTCACCAACCTCAGCAGCAGAGATAATATGCACAGGGATATGCCGGGTTTCGACCCGGTTTTTCAGGGATTCCAGCACCTCCCACCCAGAAAGATCAGGTAGCTGCAAATCAAGAATAATAGCTATGGGGAGATACCGTTCCGCCAGCATCAGCCCTTCCTCTCCGTTTGGGGTAGCGAGACATTTCAGCCCCTTTTCACGGCATTGGCGGACGAGCAATGCAGCAAAGCGCGCATCATCTTCAATAAGCAAAACGACCCTGTCTTTTTCCTGAATATTATCCCGGTCATCAGAAATCTTGGTTTCTTGCCCCCCTGGCACTTTTTCCGACTTTTCTGCCAGTTTCGGGGCTTGGAATAGGGTCCGCATCTCCGGGCAAGCGCAACGTTTTCCTGGAACGCTCTGTTCCGGCATGAGAACCATGTTAGTTGGAAGGTAGAGGGTAAAGGTTGTCCCTACGCCCTCATTACTCTCCATGCAAATCTCACCCCCGAGTAAGGAGGCCAATTCTCTGGAAATAGACAACCCTAGTCCTGTCCCCCCGTATTTTCGGGCCGTGCTGCCGTCGGCCTGCTGAAAGGCCTCAAAAATAATCTTCTGTTTTTCCAGAGGAATCCCGATCCCGCTATCTTGCACCGCTATGGAAATAGTCTCTGGATGCCCCAAAGGAACAGAACACAGGGAAACAGCAACGCTTACCGTCCCATGCTCGGTGAACTTCAAGGCATTGGAGAGGAGATTTTTCAAGATCTGGTCTACCCGCTTTCCATCTGAACGGATGGTCCCCGGCACATCCTTGGCCAGATTGAACTGCAGGTTCAAACCTTTCTCCTCTGCCAGATGCAAAAAGGTGCTTTGTAGTTCCGTCAATAAATCAGCAAGGACAATATCATCCTGCATCAGGATCATCTGGCCGGATTCAATCTTTGACAGGTCAAGAATATCATTAATCAAATAGAGCAAATCTTTGCCGCTTTTCCGAATAATCCTCACCGACTCGATATCATCCGCAGTCAGGTTACCCTTTCTGTTTTCTTCCAGGGTTTGCGCAAGTAAAAGCAGGCTGTTCAGCGGGGTTCGTAATTCATGGGACATATTTGCCAGAAACTCTGACTTGTACTTACTGGCCTTAGCAACTTCCTCTGCCTTCTGCTCTATCTCTATCCGAGACAGCTTGAGCTCTTCATTGGCCAGCTCTATTTTTTCCTTTTGCCGATTAAGCGACCTGTTTTTCTCTTCAAGCTGTTCATTGGTTGCCATCAGCTGATCCTGATTAGCCTGTAACTCCTCCTCTGAAGCCCGCAATCGTTGTGCCTGTTCCTCCAACTCCTCGTTAGCAGCCTTCAGCTCATCCTGCTGGGATTGCAGAACATCTGTCTGCTGGGTTGTAATAACCAGGGCGTCTTGCAGCTGCGTTCGGGCCTGGGCCCCATTAATGGCAATGGCGAGTTTCTCACCCACGTTCTCAAGAAATGAAACCTGGAGCTCTGCCAGCTGGCCAAAGGTTCCCAGCTCCAGGACGGCCTTGACCTTATCATTATAAATAAAAGGAAAGACCACGATATGATCCGGTTTTCTCCCCCCTAAGGCTGAACTCACCTGAATATAATTTTCAGGAACTTGGGAAATAAAGATGGTCTTTTTCTCTAAAGCAGCCTGCCCAACGATTCCCTCACCAGGAAAAATTTGTTCGGCCAACCCCTCTCCGAAATTACAGGCATAACTAGCCTGCAAGTGAAGTACATCTTTATCATAAATATACAAAGCACCAATCTGAGCCTCAAGATAGGCCGCGAGATAATTGATGATCCGTTTGGACAACTCGCTCAAGGACTGATCACCACGAAGTTGAT contains:
- a CDS encoding UPF0158 family protein, whose amino-acid sequence is MAIKFSDIEFAFDFVSMGQMHMHSAYICRKTGKIFYTSEMGDSDELPEDIYENEQYVKIPHKNDLDLGKALVIDFTSDHMPDNIEDVYSIFRKKGAYSKFKNLLEAKDLLEEWYSFEEKRQNEALRDWCKEKKIETTG
- the pgm gene encoding phosphoglucomutase (alpha-D-glucose-1,6-bisphosphate-dependent), which produces MSIHHLAGKPAPKSILVNVPELISAYFTRKPDVQEATERVSFGTSGHRGSSLKRSFNEAHILAVTQAVCEYRQQAGINGILFMGMDTHPLSWPAQLTALQVLAANDVTVRIAAGPGGEDFGYTPTPVISHAILTHNRNSKDSSKTCDGIVITPSHNPPMDGGFKYNPPHGGPADTDVTKVIEARANAILEDGLTAVKMVPLADALKAENVKLYDYITPYVNDLEQVIDMEAIAQSGIRIGADAMGGAGMAYWQAIKEQYGLNMEIFHDSLDSTFSFMHCDKDGKIRMDCSSPYAMAGLVAMKEDFAIAFGNDTDFDRHGIVTKSVGLMNPNHYLSVAISYLAQNRPQWRNDLKIGKTLVSSSIIDRAAAHLGRKVIEVPVGFKWFVDGLLKGTVFFGGEESAGASFLRKDGTVWSTDKDGIILNLLAAEITAKTGRDPGEHYQELTEQFGAPIYARIDAPASPKQKAVLKNLKPEDVQATSLAGEPITAVLTNAPGNDAPIGGLKIVAENGWCALRPSGTEDIYKIYAESFIDEAHLSRIQEEAKAMVASLL
- a CDS encoding phosphoenolpyruvate carboxykinase domain-containing protein, whose amino-acid sequence is MNTADRQNNRHAQDSSTSVFRLETMKTFLAGLMDEADTAKLMQCSPAVIEPIFNGATRMNPASLFLNTGSPEDMAYIRRQALNHNEEFSLATPGHTCHFDGPKDQGRDTANTKYLAYPDTHISSLQQKLEHRAGLVEVRMIMDDLMVNKEMIVSFISRGPIGSKVADPTLQITDSYYVIHSEYLLYRMLDPATFSREVETKGYLFVNYHTAGELTPEHVSAHLEYRRIYMDVERYHSYSANNQYAGNSIAPKKINHRFANMNNLRRYFGSRLDEHMFITGFDVDGETVYFAGAYPSGCGKTGTAMTGDALIGDDLAKIFIDKESGEVRAVNPEKGMFGIIEGVNRKDDPETMDVLEREGEEVIFSNLLIHDQKPYWQGCGYDLPDAGRNFTGEWTKDSGQPLSHKNARFTISLDTLTNYDSATENPEGVKLSALVFGGRDYTTMPTIVMAHDWMNTVVHGAIIRSATTATELGADGSEKRSPFANEAFFPGPLGEYIAHYKAFGENPDINEDCLPSGFQVNYWLHKSSRRELAPGEEDGLLGEKRDTKVWMRIMALMHQGKVETIWTPIGLIPKYRDLKQLFRELLDKDYSEEVYTYQFSLHIEKLIQRIDMSIEEFAKEQEMPEEFFHTLDTWRGDLRALESIVGSVVTPAQVIEYAAAHMEG
- the nadC gene encoding carboxylating nicotinate-nucleotide diphosphorylase, whose protein sequence is MDTFLLDEQLRHFLREDLEHGDITTDAIFSDQETASVTLRAREALVAAGLERVAARVFQLLDGRVTFSQATPDGQQVDSGDVLMTVSGPVRSLLRGERVALNLIQRLCGIATLTRQYVDAVQGLKARIVDTRKTTPGLRMLEKYAVRVGGGRNHRYSLSDGVLIKDNHIAACGSIRQTVERARAAVPHTIAIEVETDTLEQVQECLECRAQIIMLDNMDLDTMRKAVSMINGKALVEASGGVNLDTVRSIAETGVDIISVGALTHSARSCDIGLDW
- a CDS encoding glycosyltransferase family 2 protein, encoding MNPAIIIPVYNHGTQIGEVIRQTRQLALPIFVIDDGSTDSTPEVLAALDGITVLRHAENLGKGAALLTGFKAAEQQGHDWVISLDGDGQHKPEDAKQLLQSTENTPRCLVVGKRQGMEDNANVPWTSRFGRGFSNFWVWAAGGPLLADSQSGFRLYPLPESLHLHVQARRYQFEVEILVKARLHGLPVKEAPIQVLYQAKGVRVSHFQPWLDFRRNSATFNRLIWERIFRIFNSILKIITF
- a CDS encoding bifunctional riboflavin kinase/FAD synthetase, whose protein sequence is MQLYRSLDEIKSPFERPVVTIGNFDGVHLGHQLLFHEVAIRAKRSGGTSVAITFDPHPLKVLRPDGIRLISSTRQKIELIRMAGIDALLILPFDQKFAETTASDFVNTVLCNTIGVHELVVGYDYAFGKGREGNIDFLRSQGEKKGFPVTIVEAHHEEGMLVSSTKIRELVMEGRMDDVRNLLGRCYHIHGEVQRGKQRGGSEIGFPTANLKLSEEDLCPKKGVYVTQVIYDDKMYGSVTNIGYNPTFAENELVAETHIFDFNKDIYGHPIHLNVLRYLRGEVKFNSIQELSAQIKQDVATAKQVLADAAKERVLSCEERFNTLAV